A single genomic interval of Amycolatopsis albispora harbors:
- a CDS encoding helix-turn-helix transcriptional regulator, whose product MDVTSRAAQVAAVAALGEPTRRRLYELVVRRSGPVSRDEAAAETRLPRTTVAFHLDRLVGDGLLDVVYERRTGRSGPGAGRPAKLYRRSSREIAVSLPDRRYELAGRLLADALQEAEATGASPRAVLDRRARELGQELGRTAQPDGAFAVLDRLGFEPHRTSTAIVLGNCPFHGLAKHQTELVCGMNLRLLQGLLDGLATTGLVARLAPSPGHCCVRLEGESAGR is encoded by the coding sequence ATGGACGTCACATCGCGAGCCGCACAGGTCGCCGCGGTCGCCGCACTCGGCGAGCCGACCCGCCGCCGGTTGTACGAGCTCGTCGTGCGCCGGTCCGGCCCGGTCAGCCGGGACGAGGCCGCGGCGGAGACGCGGTTGCCGCGCACCACCGTGGCGTTCCACCTCGACCGCCTCGTCGGCGACGGCCTGCTCGACGTGGTGTACGAGCGCCGCACCGGCCGCAGCGGCCCCGGCGCCGGTCGCCCGGCCAAGCTGTACCGCCGCTCGTCGCGGGAGATCGCGGTCTCGCTGCCGGACCGGCGCTACGAACTGGCGGGCCGCCTGCTCGCCGACGCCCTCCAGGAAGCCGAGGCCACGGGCGCGTCCCCGCGTGCCGTGCTGGACCGGCGTGCCCGCGAACTCGGCCAGGAACTCGGCCGGACCGCCCAGCCCGACGGCGCCTTTGCCGTGCTGGACCGCCTCGGCTTCGAGCCACACCGCACCAGCACCGCGATCGTGCTGGGCAACTGCCCGTTTCACGGCCTGGCCAAGCACCAGACTGAGCTTGTCTGCGGCATGAACCTCCGCCTGCTCCAGGGCCTGCTCGACGGCCTCGCCACCACCGGGCTGGTCGCCCGCCTCGCCCCCTCCCCCGGGCACTGCTGTGTACGTCTCGAAGGAGAATCGGCCGGCCGATGA
- the folE gene encoding GTP cyclohydrolase I FolE, giving the protein MAAPLRVVNGRTGVDVEAAQRAVADLLVALGHDPASEHLADTPRRVADAYGELLTPREFNLTTFPNDEGYDELVLARGIPVQSLCQHHLLPFHGVAHVGYLPGERILGLSKLARVVELYARDLQVQERLTKQVADWLQQHLAPKGVGVVIEAEHMCMSLRGVRATGSSTVTSALHGVLRDDARSRQEFFGLAGIR; this is encoded by the coding sequence ATGGCCGCGCCGTTGCGGGTGGTGAACGGGCGTACCGGCGTCGACGTCGAGGCGGCGCAGCGGGCGGTGGCCGATCTGCTGGTCGCGCTGGGGCACGACCCGGCGTCGGAGCACCTGGCCGACACGCCGAGGCGGGTCGCCGACGCGTACGGCGAGCTGCTCACCCCGCGCGAGTTCAACCTGACCACCTTCCCCAACGACGAGGGCTACGACGAGCTGGTGCTCGCCCGCGGCATCCCGGTGCAGTCGCTGTGCCAGCACCACCTGCTGCCGTTCCACGGCGTCGCGCACGTCGGCTACCTGCCCGGCGAGCGCATCCTCGGGCTGTCGAAGCTGGCGCGCGTGGTCGAGCTGTACGCCCGCGACCTGCAGGTACAGGAGCGGCTGACCAAGCAGGTGGCCGACTGGCTGCAGCAGCACCTCGCGCCCAAGGGCGTCGGCGTGGTGATCGAGGCCGAGCACATGTGCATGTCGCTGCGCGGGGTGCGGGCCACCGGGTCCAGCACGGTGACCTCCGCCCTGCACGGGGTGCTGCGGGACGACGCGCGCTCGCGGCAGGAGTTCTTCGGGCTCGCCGGCATCCGCTGA
- a CDS encoding maleylpyruvate isomerase family mycothiol-dependent enzyme → MRNNNDQVHAWVRAERLGLADFLEGLTEDEWRVPSLCEGWTVRDVAAHMTLSTRMSLRLTIKGVLRSRGSVHRMFDVLARDRAARFTPAELVAQLRETADSRHLTLGASPFDPLVDVLIHGQDVARPLGRPRPMPLDAAEAALEFVWNAKFYGARKRLRGQRLVATDRDWTGGEGAEEVRGTVSDLLLLATGRTVRPALTA, encoded by the coding sequence ATGCGGAACAACAACGACCAGGTCCACGCCTGGGTCCGGGCCGAGCGGCTCGGCCTCGCCGACTTCCTCGAGGGCCTGACCGAGGACGAATGGCGCGTGCCTTCCCTCTGCGAGGGCTGGACCGTGCGCGACGTCGCCGCCCACATGACCTTGTCCACGCGGATGTCGCTGCGGCTGACCATCAAGGGCGTGCTGCGGTCGCGGGGCAGCGTGCACCGCATGTTCGACGTGCTGGCCAGGGACCGCGCGGCCCGGTTCACCCCCGCCGAACTGGTGGCGCAGCTGCGTGAGACGGCGGACTCCCGGCACCTCACGCTCGGCGCCAGCCCGTTCGACCCGCTGGTCGACGTGCTGATCCACGGGCAGGACGTGGCCCGGCCGCTGGGCAGGCCGCGTCCGATGCCGCTCGACGCGGCGGAGGCGGCGCTCGAGTTCGTCTGGAACGCCAAGTTCTACGGCGCGCGGAAGCGGCTGCGCGGCCAGCGACTGGTCGCCACCGACCGCGACTGGACCGGCGGCGAGGGAGCCGAGGAGGTCCGGGGCACGGTCTCAGACCTGCTGCTGCTTGCCACCGGCCGGACCGTGCGCCCCGCGCTGACCGCCTGA
- the aztA gene encoding zinc ABC transporter ATP-binding protein AztA — MSENTAAITLREVHAGYGHREVLHGITAEVPDGRLTAVVGANGAGKSSLLNVIAGVLPTSAGSVTRRGQDRPAYVTQHSEVSDALPVTVRATVAMGRWAHRGPWRRLTKKDRALVEDCLERLDITSIADRRLGTLSGGQRQRTLVAQGLAQQSGLLLLDEPAAGLDLRARTLIDEALNAARDDGVTVLRVTHDLAVADQAEHCLLLRDGQLVAEGPPASVLTPEQVAEAWGVPTVR; from the coding sequence ATGAGCGAGAACACGGCGGCGATCACCCTGCGTGAAGTGCACGCGGGGTACGGCCACCGGGAAGTGCTGCACGGGATCACCGCGGAGGTGCCGGACGGGCGGCTCACCGCGGTGGTCGGCGCGAACGGAGCCGGGAAGTCGTCCCTGCTCAACGTGATCGCCGGCGTGCTGCCCACCAGCGCGGGCTCGGTGACGCGCCGCGGCCAGGACCGCCCGGCGTACGTGACCCAGCACAGCGAGGTGTCCGACGCGCTGCCGGTCACGGTGCGTGCCACCGTCGCCATGGGCCGCTGGGCCCATCGCGGTCCGTGGCGTCGTCTGACCAAAAAGGACAGAGCACTGGTCGAAGACTGCCTGGAGCGCCTGGACATCACCTCGATCGCCGACCGCAGGCTCGGCACCCTGTCCGGCGGGCAGCGGCAGCGGACGCTGGTGGCGCAAGGCCTGGCGCAGCAGTCCGGACTGCTGTTGCTCGACGAACCGGCGGCCGGACTGGACCTGCGAGCCAGGACGCTGATCGACGAAGCGCTGAATGCCGCCCGCGACGACGGCGTGACGGTCCTGCGTGTCACGCATGACCTCGCCGTCGCCGATCAGGCGGAGCACTGCCTGCTACTGCGCGACGGTCAGCTGGTCGCCGAAGGCCCGCCCGCTTCGGTGCTGACCCCGGAACAGGTGGCCGAGGCGTGGGGTGTGCCGACGGTGCGGTGA
- the aztC gene encoding zinc ABC transporter substrate-binding protein AztC, protein MRRVLCALVAVLLVTAGCTAEGESRSSIVVTTNILGDITRNIAGDQAPVTVLMKANADPHSFGISAQQAAETERAGLIVYNGLGLEEGMLSTVRAAQESGVPVLPVGERVNPISHPGGEVPDPHFWTDPGRVRDAVNVIAEQIIAEVDGVDAAAVRANADRYRGEIEALDTTMTERFATIPPERRKLVTNHHVFGYLAQRFGFEVIGAVIPGGTTLASPSAADLKSLADAVRAAGVPAIFADSSQPDRLARVLAEQAGLHVAVTPLFSESLSEPGQGAATYLEMMRANTEAIATSLTRP, encoded by the coding sequence ATGAGGCGGGTGCTCTGCGCGCTGGTCGCCGTGCTCCTGGTGACCGCGGGATGCACCGCGGAGGGTGAGAGCCGCTCGTCGATCGTGGTGACCACGAACATTCTCGGGGACATCACCCGCAACATCGCCGGTGACCAGGCCCCGGTGACCGTGCTGATGAAGGCGAACGCCGACCCGCATTCGTTCGGCATCTCCGCCCAGCAGGCCGCCGAAACCGAACGCGCCGGCCTGATCGTCTACAACGGACTCGGGCTGGAAGAGGGCATGCTGAGCACCGTGCGGGCCGCGCAGGAGAGCGGGGTGCCGGTGCTGCCGGTGGGGGAGCGGGTGAACCCGATCAGCCATCCCGGCGGTGAGGTACCCGATCCGCACTTCTGGACCGACCCCGGCCGCGTGCGCGACGCGGTGAACGTGATCGCGGAGCAGATCATCGCCGAAGTGGACGGGGTGGACGCGGCGGCCGTGCGGGCCAACGCCGACCGGTACCGCGGTGAGATCGAAGCGCTCGACACCACGATGACCGAGCGGTTCGCGACGATCCCGCCCGAGCGCCGGAAACTGGTCACCAACCACCACGTTTTCGGTTACCTCGCGCAGCGTTTCGGCTTCGAGGTGATCGGCGCGGTGATCCCCGGTGGCACCACGCTCGCCTCACCCAGCGCCGCCGATCTGAAGTCGCTGGCCGACGCGGTCCGCGCGGCGGGCGTTCCGGCCATCTTCGCGGATTCCTCGCAACCGGACCGCCTCGCGCGGGTGCTGGCCGAGCAGGCCGGGCTGCACGTGGCGGTGACGCCGCTGTTCTCGGAATCGCTGAGCGAACCGGGCCAGGGCGCGGCCACCTACCTGGAAATGATGCGCGCCAACACCGAGGCGATCGCAACCAGCTTGACCCGTCCGTGA
- the aztD gene encoding zinc metallochaperone AztD, with protein MAKSLFTRRRTVVGTAVAALALTACGAEQPAPRDNNAAAPAQATIAEPVTVTYDGGIYVLDGKTLQVAKDIPLPGFNRLNAAGDDRHVMVSTSTGFRVLDAARGVLMDNEVKAPKPGHVVRHHGKTVLFADGTGEVTVFDPKTIGDGPLPAPQYKTPEPHHGVAVELANGELVTTIGNEDARPGIMVLDKDRKEIARNEQCPGVHGEAAAKGEAVVIGCETGALIYRNGTITKVTSPDPYGRIGNQAGSDVSPITLGDYKVDEAAELERPTRVSLIDTEQATLRHVELGTSYTFRSLARGPQGEALVLGTDGQLHVIDPVAGSVVRKIPVTGSWQEPLEWQQPRPAIFVRGGTAYVSDPNKKEIHAVDLASGSKTATGALPGVPNEVSGVLG; from the coding sequence ATGGCAAAATCGCTGTTCACCCGTCGACGAACGGTGGTGGGCACCGCGGTGGCCGCGCTGGCGCTGACGGCCTGCGGTGCCGAGCAGCCCGCTCCGCGGGACAACAACGCGGCGGCACCGGCGCAGGCGACCATCGCCGAACCCGTCACCGTCACCTACGACGGCGGGATCTACGTGCTGGACGGGAAAACCCTCCAGGTGGCCAAGGACATCCCGTTGCCGGGCTTCAACCGCCTCAACGCGGCGGGCGACGACCGGCACGTCATGGTGTCCACCTCCACCGGGTTCCGCGTGCTCGACGCCGCCCGCGGGGTGCTGATGGACAACGAGGTCAAGGCGCCCAAGCCGGGGCACGTGGTCCGCCACCACGGGAAAACCGTGTTGTTCGCGGACGGCACCGGTGAGGTGACCGTGTTCGACCCGAAGACGATCGGCGACGGCCCGCTGCCCGCGCCGCAGTACAAGACGCCGGAACCGCACCACGGTGTCGCCGTCGAACTCGCGAACGGCGAGCTGGTCACCACCATCGGCAACGAGGACGCGCGGCCGGGCATCATGGTGCTGGACAAGGACCGCAAGGAGATCGCGCGCAACGAGCAGTGCCCCGGCGTGCACGGCGAAGCGGCCGCGAAGGGCGAGGCGGTGGTGATCGGCTGCGAAACCGGTGCGCTGATCTACCGCAACGGCACCATCACCAAGGTCACCAGCCCCGACCCGTACGGCCGGATCGGCAACCAGGCGGGCTCCGACGTCTCGCCGATCACGCTCGGCGACTACAAAGTGGACGAAGCCGCCGAACTGGAGCGCCCGACCCGGGTTTCGCTGATCGACACCGAGCAGGCCACGCTCCGGCACGTCGAACTCGGCACCAGCTACACCTTCCGCTCGCTGGCCCGCGGCCCGCAGGGGGAGGCGCTGGTGCTCGGCACCGACGGGCAGCTCCACGTGATCGACCCGGTGGCCGGTTCGGTGGTGCGCAAGATCCCGGTGACCGGTTCGTGGCAGGAACCGCTGGAGTGGCAGCAGCCGCGCCCGGCGATCTTCGTCCGCGGTGGCACGGCCTACGTCAGCGACCCGAACAAGAAGGAGATCCACGCGGTGGACCTCGCTTCGGGCAGCAAAACCGCGACCGGCGCGCTGCCCGGCGTGCCGAACGAGGTCAGCGGGGTACTGGGCTAG
- a CDS encoding NAD(P)-binding protein, with product MTGPTLIIGFGAIGASAARLLLSTGLPAERLVVIDQRRTAVTEAADLGARTVLGDAADRSALRRTGIAGARHVIVAVQPDATAVFITMVAREMCAPDAVVVTAVTDRKHVAHLRGADQVVISSDTAGAALAAGALGQRLAPAQQPGSGWLVQSRPVQSSEIGLFLRECGASAIGVLRGGVRHLGAAAASLRLAAGDRIMIMCRGGVVPGPPGDPGTPATSPVPR from the coding sequence TTGACCGGCCCGACCCTGATCATCGGTTTTGGCGCGATCGGCGCCTCCGCCGCCAGATTGCTGCTGTCCACCGGCCTTCCCGCCGAGCGGCTCGTGGTCATCGACCAGCGGCGGACGGCCGTCACCGAGGCGGCGGACCTGGGCGCGCGCACGGTGCTCGGTGACGCCGCCGACCGCTCCGCCCTGCGGCGGACGGGGATCGCGGGCGCGCGGCACGTCATCGTGGCCGTGCAGCCGGACGCCACCGCGGTGTTCATCACCATGGTGGCGCGGGAGATGTGCGCGCCGGACGCGGTGGTGGTCACCGCGGTCACCGACCGCAAGCACGTGGCCCACCTCCGCGGCGCCGACCAGGTGGTCATCTCGTCGGACACCGCGGGCGCGGCACTGGCCGCGGGCGCGCTGGGCCAGCGGCTCGCGCCCGCGCAGCAGCCGGGTTCCGGCTGGCTGGTGCAGTCGCGGCCGGTCCAGTCCTCCGAAATCGGCTTGTTCCTGCGGGAGTGCGGGGCGAGCGCGATCGGTGTGCTGCGCGGCGGGGTGCGGCACCTCGGTGCCGCGGCCGCGTCGCTCCGGCTGGCCGCCGGCGACCGGATCATGATCATGTGCCGGGGCGGGGTGGTGCCGGGACCGCCTGGTGATCCCGGCACCCCCGCCACTAGCCCAGTACCCCGCTGA
- a CDS encoding family 2 encapsulin nanocompartment cargo protein terpene cyclase, with translation MQEAGALAAVLSGPSGLGTAAARVAPRPDPLPEPGYAEMSWGDGSASPLYCPVVRRVDEPLAEEVDRRLVTWAADCGFTGKGLEQIGRAGFGKLVTLAHPDSDDPDHLLIAAQLNAVWWAADDYYADDSELGAAPTELPPRLALVMSAMDPVAPAGEFTEQLDEALRGDPILVGLNSAIGHLARHGSAVQVQRVCYSTFAMFVAWDAYAAWRYTGAYPPAWEYLAARQHDSFYTSMTLIDAVGGYELPAHLYYEPRVRRALMQAGTACVLVNDLYSVAKDAADEHPVCNMVLQIAADRDCSIEEATEATVELHNSMVRDFQEGHRKLRAVPSPELHRFLDGVRDWMAGGFEWHATNPRYQDSAKKS, from the coding sequence ATGCAGGAGGCCGGAGCGCTGGCCGCCGTGCTGTCCGGGCCGTCGGGCCTGGGCACCGCGGCCGCCAGGGTCGCGCCGCGGCCGGACCCGCTGCCCGAACCGGGGTACGCCGAGATGAGCTGGGGCGACGGCAGCGCGTCCCCGCTGTACTGCCCGGTGGTCCGGCGGGTCGACGAGCCGCTGGCCGAGGAGGTGGACCGCCGCCTGGTCACCTGGGCGGCGGACTGCGGGTTCACCGGCAAGGGCCTGGAGCAGATCGGCCGCGCCGGGTTCGGCAAGCTGGTCACGCTGGCCCACCCGGATTCCGACGACCCGGACCACCTGCTGATCGCGGCGCAGCTGAACGCGGTCTGGTGGGCGGCCGACGACTACTACGCCGACGACAGCGAACTCGGTGCCGCGCCGACCGAACTGCCGCCGCGGCTGGCGCTGGTGATGTCGGCGATGGACCCGGTCGCACCGGCCGGGGAGTTCACCGAGCAGCTCGACGAAGCCCTGCGCGGCGACCCCATCCTGGTCGGGCTGAACTCGGCCATCGGGCACCTGGCGCGGCACGGCAGCGCCGTGCAGGTGCAGCGGGTCTGCTATTCCACGTTCGCGATGTTCGTGGCGTGGGACGCCTACGCGGCCTGGCGCTACACCGGCGCGTACCCGCCCGCGTGGGAGTACCTGGCCGCGCGGCAGCACGACAGCTTCTACACGTCGATGACGCTGATCGACGCGGTCGGCGGGTACGAACTGCCGGCGCACCTGTACTACGAACCGCGGGTCCGCCGGGCGCTCATGCAGGCCGGAACGGCGTGCGTGCTGGTCAACGACCTGTACTCGGTGGCGAAGGACGCCGCCGACGAGCACCCGGTGTGCAACATGGTGCTGCAGATCGCGGCCGACCGGGACTGCTCCATCGAGGAAGCCACCGAGGCCACCGTCGAACTGCACAACTCGATGGTGCGGGACTTCCAGGAGGGCCACCGGAAACTGCGGGCGGTGCCGTCACCGGAGCTGCACCGCTTTCTCGACGGCGTCCGCGACTGGATGGCGGGCGGTTTCGAGTGGCACGCGACCAATCCGCGCTACCAGGACAGCGCAAAGAAGTCGTAA
- a CDS encoding geranyl diphosphate 2-C-methyltransferase, with protein sequence MTSLDRPVLRTAYQRSVADYWDKEKDPVNLRLGEIDGLFHHHYGIGDYDPAVLEAPEETRDDAIIAEMHRLETAQADVLLDHLGPISPGDRLLDAGCGRGGTSVMAHQRFGCRVDGVSISRQQVEFANAQAAKLGVDGHVAYHERNMLDTGFETGAFAGIWNNESTMYVDLGDLFAEHARQLAPGGRYVTITGCYNDVTGGRSRAVSQIDQHYICNIHARGDYFKALADNGFVPINVVDLTAATIPYWELRARSSVATGIEEPFLTAYREGSFHYLLIAADRV encoded by the coding sequence ATGACTTCTCTTGATCGTCCCGTGCTGCGCACCGCCTACCAGCGTTCAGTCGCCGACTACTGGGACAAGGAGAAGGATCCGGTCAACCTTCGGCTGGGTGAAATCGACGGCCTTTTCCACCACCACTACGGCATCGGCGATTACGACCCGGCCGTTCTCGAAGCCCCGGAAGAAACCCGCGACGACGCGATCATCGCGGAAATGCACCGGCTGGAAACCGCGCAGGCGGACGTGCTGCTCGACCACCTCGGCCCCATTTCCCCCGGCGACCGCCTGCTCGACGCCGGGTGCGGCCGCGGCGGTACCAGCGTGATGGCGCACCAGCGGTTCGGCTGCCGGGTGGACGGCGTGTCGATTTCCCGGCAGCAGGTGGAGTTCGCGAACGCGCAGGCGGCCAAGCTCGGGGTGGACGGCCACGTGGCCTACCACGAGCGCAACATGCTGGACACCGGCTTCGAAACCGGTGCCTTCGCCGGCATCTGGAACAACGAGTCGACCATGTACGTGGACCTGGGCGACCTGTTCGCCGAGCACGCCCGGCAGCTCGCCCCCGGCGGCCGCTACGTGACGATCACCGGCTGCTACAACGACGTGACCGGCGGCCGCTCGCGCGCGGTCAGCCAGATCGACCAGCACTACATCTGCAACATCCACGCCCGCGGTGACTACTTCAAGGCGCTGGCGGACAACGGTTTTGTGCCGATCAACGTGGTCGACCTGACCGCCGCCACCATTCCGTACTGGGAGCTGCGGGCGCGCTCGTCGGTGGCCACCGGCATCGAGGAACCGTTCCTCACCGCCTACCGCGAAGGCAGCTTCCACTACCTGCTCATCGCCGCCGACCGGGTCTGA
- a CDS encoding TetR/AcrR family transcriptional regulator, producing the protein MLKGERTRAKLVAAAREVVEAKGYHGTGLNEVLAVAGAPRGSLYHHFPGGKDELIGEALSAAGQEVDALLDELAASAAGARELVLALLTALADRMAAADYAKGCPVATVALEVAASEGELRSLCGGIYDGWQHKLADALRAEGRAEADELAATVLALVEGALVLARARRSRGPVEQVSRRVGRLLELE; encoded by the coding sequence GTGCTGAAGGGTGAGCGGACGCGGGCCAAGCTGGTCGCCGCGGCCAGGGAGGTGGTGGAGGCGAAGGGGTACCACGGCACCGGGCTGAACGAGGTGCTCGCGGTGGCCGGTGCGCCGCGGGGATCGCTGTACCACCACTTCCCCGGCGGGAAGGACGAGCTGATCGGGGAGGCGTTGAGCGCTGCCGGTCAGGAGGTCGATGCGCTGCTGGACGAGCTGGCCGCCTCGGCGGCGGGTGCCCGTGAACTCGTGCTCGCCCTGCTGACCGCGCTGGCGGACCGGATGGCGGCGGCGGACTACGCGAAGGGCTGCCCGGTGGCGACCGTAGCGCTGGAGGTCGCGGCGTCCGAGGGGGAACTGCGGTCGCTGTGCGGCGGCATCTACGACGGCTGGCAGCACAAGCTGGCCGACGCCCTGCGAGCCGAGGGGCGGGCGGAGGCGGACGAGCTGGCCGCGACCGTGCTTGCGCTTGTCGAAGGCGCGCTGGTGCTGGCGCGGGCGCGGCGCAGCCGGGGGCCCGTCGAGCAGGTCAGCCGTCGCGTCGGCCGCCTACTGGAGCTGGAGTGA
- a CDS encoding SDR family oxidoreductase gives MDSAGRSDSVVFGATGFLGRWIVLHLLGRGRTVAAVARRPGDLRDWLVARGAVVDRLELVTGDLAAGDDLGLSAEDNARLADVRDVFNAAGVYRFGLRREEAVPVNVDGAVRVVRWAKTRPKLRRLVHVSGYRVGREPRPRYPIPDAELAALYRSKGAYEGSKFEADAAVRVLSERLGVPLTVVNPSTVIGHSVTGEAGQYVGLAELVRDLWTGKLPALPGSARTFVPVVTVDHFAEFTAAVPEHDAAGSHWVLDGHTPELPALVRLLAAHLGVRAPKLKVPVGLLRRLPAAVARADPETLSFLSEDRYDTASAERIAATAGLSHPPVETALRRWADRLVADGFGAAPAVLPGGFHEVAGSRAYVAGARVEPDYVLLQGLEPSAEPWREIVGELGSVLTADLPGLGRSAPSALAPHDWLAELLAPVRTRPVIVAHQAAAEPVLRFAAAHPDRLATVVLVPPGFFTAGPVAVPSRPGAARRRVRWQRAAADPARVRARYGTVPVVFAASGAEIVAAGEGRLGAVGHRDGLGS, from the coding sequence ATGGACAGTGCAGGCAGAAGCGACAGCGTGGTGTTCGGCGCCACTGGGTTTCTCGGCCGGTGGATCGTGCTGCACTTGCTGGGCCGGGGCCGCACGGTCGCGGCCGTGGCGCGCCGCCCCGGTGACCTGCGTGACTGGCTGGTGGCGCGGGGCGCGGTGGTCGATCGGCTGGAGCTGGTGACCGGTGATCTCGCGGCCGGTGACGACCTCGGGCTGAGCGCCGAGGACAACGCGCGGCTGGCGGATGTGCGCGATGTGTTCAACGCGGCCGGGGTCTACCGCTTCGGCCTGCGGCGTGAGGAGGCCGTGCCGGTCAACGTCGATGGTGCGGTGCGGGTGGTGCGGTGGGCGAAAACCCGGCCGAAGCTGCGCCGGCTGGTCCACGTTTCCGGGTACCGCGTCGGGCGCGAACCGCGGCCGCGGTACCCGATTCCGGACGCGGAACTGGCGGCGCTGTACCGGAGCAAGGGCGCCTACGAGGGTTCGAAGTTCGAGGCGGACGCCGCCGTGCGCGTGCTCTCGGAGCGGCTCGGCGTGCCGCTGACCGTGGTGAATCCCAGTACTGTCATCGGTCATTCGGTGACCGGCGAGGCGGGCCAGTACGTCGGCCTGGCCGAGCTGGTTCGTGATCTGTGGACCGGGAAGCTGCCCGCGTTGCCGGGCAGCGCACGCACCTTCGTGCCCGTGGTGACCGTGGACCACTTCGCGGAGTTCACCGCCGCGGTTCCCGAACACGATGCCGCCGGCAGCCATTGGGTGCTCGACGGGCACACGCCGGAACTGCCCGCGCTGGTGCGGTTGCTGGCCGCGCACCTCGGGGTCCGCGCGCCGAAGCTCAAGGTGCCGGTGGGGCTGCTCCGGCGGCTGCCCGCCGCGGTGGCCCGCGCCGATCCCGAAACGCTGAGCTTCCTGTCCGAGGACCGGTACGACACGGCTTCGGCGGAGCGGATCGCGGCCACCGCCGGGTTGTCGCATCCGCCGGTCGAAACCGCGTTGCGCCGCTGGGCCGACCGCCTGGTCGCGGACGGCTTCGGTGCCGCACCGGCCGTGCTGCCTGGCGGGTTCCACGAGGTCGCGGGCTCGCGGGCGTATGTCGCCGGTGCTCGCGTCGAGCCGGATTACGTGCTGCTGCAAGGACTTGAGCCGAGCGCGGAACCATGGCGGGAGATCGTCGGTGAACTCGGGTCCGTGCTGACCGCCGATCTTCCCGGGCTCGGCCGGTCGGCACCCAGCGCGCTCGCGCCACACGACTGGCTCGCCGAGTTGCTGGCTCCCGTGCGGACGCGGCCGGTCATCGTCGCGCACCAGGCCGCGGCCGAGCCCGTGCTTCGGTTTGCCGCGGCACACCCGGACCGGCTGGCGACCGTGGTCCTGGTGCCACCCGGGTTCTTCACCGCCGGGCCGGTCGCGGTGCCGAGCCGGCCGGGTGCCGCCCGCCGCCGGGTGCGGTGGCAGCGGGCGGCGGCCGATCCGGCACGGGTGCGGGCCCGGTATGGCACCGTGCCGGTCGTTTTTGCCGCCAGTGGCGCGGAAATCGTGGCCGCGGGCGAAGGCCGTCTCGGTGCGGTCGGGCACCGAGACGGCCTGGGGTCCTGA
- a CDS encoding S1 family peptidase: protein MRLRSLAVLIGSALMALLGLAAPSTAAPATEPGTVQPFIIGGQYATSGPWAARLFVNGRQTCTATIIAPQYILTAKHCVASSGTYTFRIGSLDQQSGGTMATGSTITRYPGSADLAIVRLTTTVNATYSPLGTTSDVSTGQTVQVYGWGATSRCGSEINCQSRYLKYANVRVNSVNCSDYYGGISVCANRIDGITAGGDSGGPMFASGRQVGVASTSDRSNNTAYTNITRYRSWIQQVAGV from the coding sequence ATGCGCTTGCGCTCTCTGGCCGTGCTCATCGGCAGTGCCCTGATGGCCTTGCTCGGCCTCGCCGCCCCGTCCACCGCGGCACCCGCCACGGAGCCCGGCACCGTGCAGCCGTTCATCATCGGCGGTCAGTACGCCACGAGCGGGCCGTGGGCGGCCCGGCTGTTCGTGAACGGACGGCAGACCTGCACCGCGACGATCATCGCGCCGCAGTACATCCTCACCGCTAAGCACTGCGTCGCCAGCAGCGGCACCTACACCTTCCGGATCGGCAGCCTGGACCAGCAAAGCGGCGGCACGATGGCCACCGGCAGCACCATCACCCGGTACCCCGGTTCGGCCGACCTGGCGATCGTCCGGCTGACCACCACGGTCAACGCCACCTACTCCCCGCTCGGCACCACCAGCGACGTGTCCACCGGCCAGACCGTGCAGGTCTACGGCTGGGGCGCGACCAGCCGCTGCGGCTCGGAGATCAACTGCCAGTCGCGGTACCTGAAGTACGCCAACGTGCGGGTCAACTCGGTCAACTGCAGTGACTACTACGGCGGCATCTCGGTGTGCGCCAACCGCATCGACGGCATCACCGCCGGCGGTGACTCGGGCGGCCCGATGTTCGCCTCCGGCCGCCAGGTCGGCGTCGCCTCCACCAGCGACCGGTCGAACAACACCGCGTACACGAACATCACCCGGTACCGCAGCTGGATCCAGCAGGTCGCCGGAGTCTGA